Genomic DNA from Leucobacter triazinivorans:
CTAATACTGGATATGTCCTGTCACCGCATGGTGTGCAGGTGGAAAGATTTATCGGTTCGGGATGGACTCGCGGCCTATCAGCTTGATGGTGAGGTAATGGCTCACCATGGCGACGACGGGTAGCCGGCCTGAGAGGGTGACCGGCCACACTGGGACTGAGACACGGCCCAGACTCCTACGGGAGGCAGCAGTGGGGAATATTGCACAATGGGCGCAAGCCTGATGCAGCAACGCCGCGTGAGGGATGACGGCCTTCGGGTTGTAAACCTCTTTTGTCAGGGAAGAAGCGAAAGTGACGGTACCTGGAGAAAAAGCACCGGCTAACTACGTGCCAGCAGCCGCGGTAATACGTAGGGTGCAAGCGTTGTCCGGAATTATTGGGCGTAAAGAGCTCGTAGGCGGCTTGTCGCGTCTGCTGTGAAAACCCGAGGCTCAACCTCGGGCCTGCAGTGGGTACGGGCAAGCTAGAGTGCGGTAGGGGAGATTGGAATTCCTGGTGTAGCGGTGGAATGCGCAGATATCAGGAGGAACACCGATGGCGAAGGCAGATCTCTGGGCCGTAACTGACGCTGAGGAGCGAAAGCATGGGGAGCGAACAGGATTAGATACCCTGGTAGTCCATGCCGTAAACGTTGGGAACTAGATGTAGGGCCTGTTCCACGGGTTCTGTGTCGTAGCTAACGCATTAAGTTCCCCGCCTGGGGAGTACGGCCGCAAGGCTAAAACTCAAAGGAATTGACGGGGGCCCGCACAAGCGGCGGAGCATGCGGATTAATTCGATGCAACGCGAAGAACCTTACCAAGGCTTGACATGTAGAAGAACACTGCAGAGATGCAGGACTCTTTGGACACTTCTATACAGGTGGTGCATGGTTGTCGTCAGCTCGTGTCGTGAGATGTTCGGTTAAGTCCGGCAACGAGCGCAACCCTCGTCCTATGTTGCCAGCGGGTTATGCCGGGAACTCATGGGATACTGCCGTGGTCAACACGGAGGAAGGTGGGGATGACGTCAAATCATCATGCCCCTTATGTCTTGGGCTTCACGCATGCTACAATGGCCGGTACAAAGGGCTGCGATACCGTAAGGTGGAGCGAATCCCAAAAAGCCGGTCTCAGTTCGGATTGGGGTCTGCAACTCGACCCCATGAAGTCGGAGTCGCTAGTAATCGCAGATCAGCAACGCTGCGGTGAATACGTTCCCGGGCCTTGTACACACCGCCCGTCAAGTCATGAAAGTCGGTAACACCCGAAGCCGGTGGCCTAACCCTTGTGGAGGGAGCTGTCGAAGGTGGGACTGGTGATTAGGACTAAGTCGTAACAAGGTAGCCGTACCGGAAGGTGCGGCTGGATCACCTCCTTTCTAAGGAGCACTCGGAACTTTCGGGTTCCGTAGATTGACTCGAACAACGGCGAATGTTCGTTGCGAGTCGCTCATGGGTGGAACATATGACAACAAGCAATGCTTTGATCGTGTGGGTTTCAGTACGCCGCTTCTTCGGGAGTGGTTGGAACGGGCATGCGCGGTTCGGGGTGTTGCGTCGGGTGCATACTATTGGGTCCTGGAGGACCAGCCGGCTCGCCCTTTGTGGGTGGGTGGACTGAGACTTCTGACCCGCGGTCACGGAACGTGTTGTTCGTTGATTGCGGGATCGGCCGTACGTTGAGAACTACACAGTGGACGCGAGCATCTTAGCCAGCGTTGAGCGCGCTTCCCGTTTGCGGGGGGTGTGGTTGATGGTGGCTGATTTACTTTAATTTCATTGGTCGCGCATCGTCTGTGATTCTTTCGGGATGATCGGGTGGGTGCGTGTTCTAATTGATTGCTTATGTGATTTCAAGTTTCAAAGAGCAAACGGTGGATGCCTTGGCATCTGGAGCCGAAGAAGGACGTAGTAATCTGCGATAAGCCTCGGGGAGCCGATAAACGGGCTGTGATTCGAGGATTTCCGAATGGGGAAACCCCGCCAGGGCGCGTGCGTACCTGGTGACTCCCGCCTGAATATATAGGGCGGGTAGAGGGAACGTGGGGAAGTGAAACATCTCAGTACCCACAGGAAGAGAAAACAACATGTGATTCCGGTAGTAGTGGCGAGCGAACCCGGATGAGGCTAAACCGATCGTGTGTGATACCTGGCAGGGGTTGCATGGTCGGGGTTGTGGGACATGCCGGAAGACGCTGCTGAGTCTTCGACGTGAATGTGTAGCTATAGGAGAACCGCTTGGAACGGCGGACCGGAGTGGGTGAGAGTCCCGTATCCGAAATGGTGGCACTGCGTGGTGTGTATCCCAAGTAGCACGGGGCCCGAGAAATCCCGTGTGAATCTGTCAGGACCACCTGATAAGCCTAAATACTCCCAGATGACCGATAGCGGACTAGTACCGTGAGGGAAAGGTGAAAAGTACCCCGGGAGGGGAGTGAAAGAGTACCTGAAACCGTTTGCTTACAATCCGTCGGAGCCAGCTTGTACTGGTGACGGCGTGCCTTTTGAAGAATGAGCCTGCGAGTTAGCGATATGTGGCGAGGTTAACCCGTGTGGGGTAGCCGTAGCGAAAGCGAGTCTGAATAGGGCGATTCAGTCGCATGTCCTAGACCCGAAGCGAAGTGATCTATCCATGGCCAGGCTGAAGCGACGGTAAGACGTCGTGGAGGGCCGAACCCACTTAGGTTGAAAACTGAGGGGATGAGCTGTGGATAGGGGTGAAAGGCCAATCAAACTTCGTGATAGCTGGTTCTCTCCGAAATGCATTTAGGTGCAGCGTTGCGTGTTTCTTGCCGGAGGTAGAGCTACTGGATGGCCGATGGGCCCTACAAGGTTACTGACGTCAGCTAAACTCCGAATGCCGGTAAGTGAGAGCGCAGCAGTGAGACAGTGGGGGATAAGCTTCATTGTCGAGAGGGAAACAACCCAGATCGCCAACTAAGGTCCCTAAGCGTGTGCTAAGTGGAAAAGGATGTGGAGTTGCTGTGACAACCAGGAGGTTGGCTTAGAAGCAGCCACCCTTGAAAGAGTGCGTAATAGCTCACTGGTCAAGTGATTCCGCGCCGACAATGTAACGGGGCTCAAGCACACCACCGAAGTTGCGGCATTCATATAACAGGTAGGCCTTCGTGGTCCAGCCGTATGGATGGGTAGGAGAGCGTCGTGTGGCGAGTGAAGCGGCGGAGTGATCCAGTCGTGGATGCCACACGAGTGAGAATGCAGGCATGAGTAGCGAAAGACGGGTGAGAAACCCGTCCTCCGGAAGACCAAGGGTTCCAGGGTCAAGCTAATCTGCCCTGGGTAAGTCGGGACCTAAGGCGAGGCCGACAGGCGTAGTCGATGGACAACGGGTTGATATTCCCGTACCGGCGGTAAACCGTCAAAGACCTAACCAGTAGTGCTAAACAAACCAAGACTTGGTGGATCCTTCGGGTGAAGCCGGGTGGCGGCTGTGAACCCGAACTGGGGTGGTGAGCGTGAGGTGTGACGCAGGAAGGTAGCCAGTGCCGGGCGATGGTTGTCCCGGTGTAAGTATGTAGCCTGTCACTTTTTAAGAGATCGTGACGTGAAGGGTGAGATACGATGCGGACCCGTATGGGGAAGCTGGTGATCCTATGCTGCCGAGAAAAGCATCGACGTGAGGTTTGCTGTTGCCCGTACCCCAAACCGACTCAGGTGGTCAGGTAGAGAATACTCAGGAGATCGAGATAATCATGGTGAAGGAACTCGGCAAAATGCCCCCGTAACTTCGGGAGAAGGGGGGCCATCCACTTATACGGATTTACTCCGGAAAGGGTGTGGTGGCCGCAGAGACCAGTGGGAAGCGACTGTTTACTAAAAACACAGGTCCGTGCCAACACGCAAGTGGACGTATACGGACTGACGCCTGCCCGGTGCTGGAAGGTTAAGAGGAGAGGTTAGACTTCGGTCGAAGCTTTGAATTTAAGCCCCAGTAAACGGCGGTGGTAACTATAACCATCCTAAGGTAGCGAAATTCCTTGTCGGGTAAGTTCCGACCTGCACGAATGGCGTAACGACTTCCCAGCTGTCTCCACCGTGAACTCGGCGAAATTGCAGTACGAGTAAAGATGCTCGTTACGCGCAGAAGGACGGAAAGACCCCGTGACCTTTACTACAGCTTGGTATTGGTGTTCGGTGTGGCTTGTGTAGGATAGGTGGGAGACTGTGAAGCTCGGACGCTAGTTCGGGTGGAGTCATTGTTGAAATACCACTCTGGTCATATTGGATATCTAACTACGGACCCTGATCGGGTTCTGGGACAGTGCCTGGTGGGTAGTTTAACTGGGGCGGTTGCCTCCCAAAAAGTAACGGAGGCGCCCAAAGGTTCCCTCAACCTGGTTGGCAATCAGGTGGCGAGTGTAAGTGCACAAGGGAGCTTGACTGTGAGACTGACAGGTCGAGCAGGGACGAAAGTCGGGACTAGTGATCCGGCAGTGGCTTGTGGAAGCGCTGTCGCTCAACGGATAAAAGGTACCTCGGGGATAACAGGCTGATCTTGCCCAAGAGTCCATATCGACGGCATGGTTTGGCACCTCGATGTCGGCTCGTCGCATCCTGGGGCTGGAGTTGGTCCCAAGGGTTGGGCTGTTCGCCCATTAAAGCGGTACGCGAGCTGGGTTTAGAACGTCGTGAGACAGTTCGGTCCCTATCCTCTGCGCGCGTTGGAGATTTGAGAGGATCTGACCCTAGTACGAGAGGACCGGGTTGGACGGACCTCTGGTGTGCCAGTTGTTCTGCCAAGGGCATGGCTGGTTGGCTACGTTCGGGATGGATAACCGCTGAAAGCATCTAAGCGGGAAGCCGGCCTCGAGATGAGATCTCCCTACCCCTTAGCGGGTGTGAGGCTCCCAGTAGATGACTGGGTTGATAGGCCAGATGTGGAAGCACGGCAACGTGTGGAGCTGACTGGTACTAATAAGCCGACAACTTGACTTACATCCCACCACACCACGACCCCGGTCGCGTGTGTGCGTGAGAAATAAGCACCAAAGCAAATCGTAACGATGTATCGCGTCCACTTTGTGGTTCCCAACAGACGGCCCACACCCACCCCCTGAACACGCAACACCCCCAGGGGACGGTGTGCCACATGTTGATAGAGTTACGGCGGCCATAGCGTCAGGGAAACGCCCGGACACATTCCGAACCCGGAAGCTAAGACTGACAGCGCCAATGGTACTGCGAGGGGGACCTCGTGGGAGAGTAGGACACCGCCGGACACCCTTTCAGAGGCCCCGAGCACCCCACCATCGCAGGTGAGGCGCTCGGGGCCTTTTTCATGTTCCGGCTCTGTTCCGACTCCGTGCCGTGGATCCGGCCACCCGTACCGGGGAACCCGCGATCTGTGCCCTGTGACCGGTCGTTCCCGCTGCAGAATCTGCGTATCCGCGCCGCAGGGTCGGCGGAGCAATGGGCGCGAGGGTCTCTGCTACCGGTCCGCGCAGACTTCCCCCGGACCGTTCCGATAGAATCGTATTCCGAGAACAGCACACTGCGATTCAGACGGAAGCGGGCCGCCTATGGGAGCGATGATGAGCATGCTGCTCGTCCTCGCTCTGAGTGCCGTCGTCATTCATCCGATCGTGCGGCGCTTCGGACGCCGCGCCTTCATCGGTCTTGCGCTGCTCATGGCGGCCGCCTTCGCCGTGCTCCTGTGGTGGGCGCAGCCCGTGTTCTCAGGTGCGGTGCTCGTCGAATCTGTCGAGTGGGTCCCGCAGCTGGGGATGACGCTCACGCTCCGGCTCGACGCGGTGTCGGCACTGTTCGCGCTGCTCGTCACGGGCGCGGGCGCGCTCGTGCTGCTCTACTGCACGAACTACTTCGACGATGGCGAGACGGGCCTCGCCCGATTCGCCGCAGTCTTCATGGGCTTCGCGACGTCGATGCTGGGGCTCGTGCTCGCCGACGACCTCTACCTGCTCTTCATCTTCTGGGAGGGGACAACGGTCTTCTCCTTCCTGCTGATCGGGCACGCGACCCGGTTGCGCACCGCGAACGCCGCCGCGCTGCAGGCCCTCATGGTGACCACTCTGGGCGGTCTCGCGATGCTCGTAGGTTTCGTGCTGCTCGCGCAGCAGACGGGTACCTCGCTGCTCTCGGAGATCGTTTCAGCGCCGCCGAGCGGTCCCATCGCAAGCGTTGCGGTCTTCCTGGTGCTCGCGGGTGCGCTCTCGAAGTCGGCGATCTTCCCGTTCCACTTCTGGCTGCCCGGCGCCATGGCGGCACCCACCCCCGTGAGCGCCTACCTCCACGCGGCGGCGATGGTCAAGGCGGGGGTGTACCTCATCGCCCGCGTCAGCCCGGGGTTCGGCGATGTGGTCGGGTACCGTGAGACGCTCGTCGTGCTCGGCGCCATCACGATGCTCAATGGCGGGGTGCGTGCGCTCAAGCAGTTCGACATCAAACTCGTCGTCGCGCACGGCACCGTCAGCCAGCTGGGCATGCTGGTGATGGTCTTCGGGATCGCGGACCCGCGCGCCGCGTTCGCCGGGCTGGCGCTGCTGTTCGCCCACGCACTCGCCAAGGCGCCCCTGTTCCTGGCGGTCGGGATCATCGATCACTCCACGGGCACTCGCGATCTGCGAAAGCTGTGCGGTGTGGGCCGGCGCATGCCGGTGCTCGCCCTGATCACGACCGCGGCGACCGCTTCGATGGTGGGTCTTCCGCCGTTTCTCGGGTTCGTGGCCAAGGAGTCGGCACTCACCGAGCTGCTCCGGATCGGCGCGGACGAACCGCTCGCTCTGTTTGCATTCGCGGTTCTGGTGGTCGGAAGCATGCTCACCGTCGCATACATGGGGCGCTTCCTGTGGGGTGCGTTCGCAGACAAGCCCGGCACCGTCGAGTGCGCCGTCGTGCATCGTCCCGGGTGGAGCATCTGCATCGCACCTGCCGTGTTCGCCCTCGCCGCGCTCGCAGGCGGCGTGTTCTCGTCGGCGCTCGATCCCGTTCTGCAGGCCACCGTTCCGGGCGCGCACCCCGAGCACCTCGCGCTGTGGCACGGTCTGACCGTCGAGCTCGGGACCTCTGTAGCGGTCATCGCGGTGGGTACACTGCTCGCAGTGGTGCTCTCGCGCCGCACAGCGCAGCTTCCGGCGCTGCCCGAGCGGTTCTCCGCATCGCACGCGTACTGGGTCGTGACCCACTGGGTCGACAGTCTCGCGGTCAAGGTCACCTCGCTGACTCAGCGCGGCTCCCTGCCCTTCTACCTCGCGGTGATTCTTATCGTGGTTGTGGTCGCGCTCGGCGGAACGCTGATCGCGACGGGGGAGTGGCCGAACACCTTCGAGTTCATGAGCTCGCCGGTGCAGATCCCGATCGCGATCATCGTGATCGTCGCGGCGATCTTCTCGCTGCGCGCGCGGACTCGCTTTCAAGCGGTCGTGCTCGTCGGCGTGACCGGATACGGCATGGCGGCCGTCTTCGCGATGCACGGCGCACCTGATCTGGCACTGACGCAGGCGCTCGTCGAGACGGTGACGCTGATCGCCTTCGTCCTGGTGATCCGCCGCCTCCCGCAGCGCCTCGGGAGCCGGTCGACGCGCCGCGTGCGCTGGGGGCGGGGGGTCATCGGTGCCGCCGTCGGCCTGGTGATGGGCGCCTTCGCCGTCGTGGCGCTCGGATCCCGCATCGCCGATCCCATCTCGCTCCAGCATCCCGCGCTGGCGTACGCCGGCGGGCACGGCGCGAATGTGGTCAACGTGATGCTCGTCGACATCCGCGGCTGGGACACGATGGGCGAGCTCTCGGTGATCCTCGCTGCGGCGACCGGCGTCGCCTCGCTCGTCTTCCTCAGCACGCGTGCCGATCTCCGTCCGAAGCTCAGCCGTCGCGACGCGCGCTCGCAGGCGCGCGAGCACCTGCTGCGCATCGCCGATCCCGACGATCCGGCGAGCCGGGTCTCGTGGCTGCTCGCCGGGCGCCACCTGAACCCGGCGCGCCGTTCCATTCTGCTCGAGGTCGTCGTGCGCCTGCTCTTCCATGCGCTCATCATCCTCTCGATCTACCTGCTGCTGACCGGACACAACACTCCCGGGGGCGGCTTCGCGGGAGGTCTCGTCGCCGGTCTCGCGCTCGTGGCGCGCTATCTCGCCGGCGGCAGGTACGAACTCGGTGCCACGGTGCCCCTCGACGCCGGCCGAATTCTCGGCATCGGTCTGGCGCTCTCGGTGTCCATGGCGCTGCTGCCGATGCTCTTCGGGCAGGCCGCGCTCGCGTCCGCCTGGGTCGATGTGGATCTCGGGCCGTTCGGGACGCTGCCGCTGGTGACCTCGACGCTCTTCGACATCGGCGTGTACCTGGTGGTCTTCGGGCTCATCCTCGATGTCCTGCGCAGCCTCGGTGCGGAGATCGACGAGCACGAGGAAGCCGATGTCGCGGCCTTCGCGGAAGAAGGAAAAGAGGTGAGCGCGCGATGACGATGCCTCTCGTGCTGGTCGCCGCCATGGTCGTGCTGTACGCCTGCGGCGTATACCTCATGCTCGACCGGACCCTGACCCGCGTGCTGCTCGGATTCCTGATGGTGGGCAACGCGACGAACCTGCTCATCTTCCTCATGTCGGGCTCGTTCGGCGTCGCACCCATCGTGGGCAACGGGTCCGCGGAAGAGATGAGCGACCCGTTGCCCCAGGCGTTCATTCTGACCGCGATCGTGATCACCTTCGGGGTCAGCGCGTTCCTGCTCGCGCTGATCTACCGCTCCTGGCGTCTGGCGCACGACACGGATGACACGGTGCAGGACGACGAGGCGGATCTCGAGATCGCCGCGACTGAAGCGCTCACGACCGTCGAGGTAACGGACGAGGACCTCGCAGAGGCCCCGGAATTCGTCGACGCCGATGCCGATGAGCACCCGGGCACCGGTGCGGGCGTCGATACGGACCGGGCCCCCGCATCCGCAGAGCCCGCCGGCGACACGACCGGCGACGGGGAGGCGAGCCGATGACCGCACTCGTTCCCCTGGTCGTGCTGATCCCGCTCGCGGGCTCCGCACTGGCGCTCGCCGTGCCTGGCCACCGCAGACTGCAGCAGGGCATCACGCTCATCGCGCTGACTCTGGTGCTCCTGCTGAGCGGCGTGCTCATGTGGCTCGTCGACGCTCAGGGTGTGCTCGTGATGGAGGTGGGCGGCTGGGCGGCGCCGTTCGGGATCGCGCTGGTGGTGGATCGGGTCTCGGCGCTCATGCTGGCCGTCTCGGCGGTGGTGCTGCTGGGCGTGTTCCTGTTCTCCATCGGCCAGGGCCTGGCCGACGGAGACGAGGATACGCCGGTCTCGATCTACTATCCGACCTATCTCGTGCTCGGTGCGGGCGTGTTCAACGCCTTCATCGCCGGCGACCTGTTCAACCTCTACGTCGGATTCGAGATCCTGCTCGTGGCGAGCTACGTGCTCATCACTCTCGGCGGCACGGTGCAGCGCATTCGAGCCGGCGTCACCTACGTCATCGTGTCGCTCGTCTCCTCGGTACTCTTCCTCGCGGCCATCGCGCTCATCTACGGCGCCACGGGAACGGTGAACATGGCGCAGCTCACGGTGCGCATCGCGGAACTGCCGAGCGAGATGCAGCTGCTGCTCAACCTGGCGCTGCTGATCGCGTTCGGGATCAAGGCCGCGGTGTTCCCCCTGTCCTTCTGGCTGCCCGACTCCTACCCGACGGCTCCCGCCCCTGTCACCGCGGTCTTCGCGGGGCTGCTCACCAAGGTGGGCGTGTACGCAATCATCCGCAGCCAGACGCTGCTGTTCCCAGATTCGAGCGTCGACGGCGTGCTCATGGTGGTGGCGGGTCTCACCCTTGTCGTCGGCATTCTGGGCGCGATCTCGCAGCTCGACATCAAGCGGCTGCTCTCCTTCACGTTGATCAGTCACATCGGGTACATGATCTTCGGCATCTCCATGGCGAATGCCGCAGGGTTCGCCGCAACGATCTACTACATCGCGCACCACATCATCGTGCAGACGACGCTGTTCCTCGCGGTGGGCCTGCTCGAGCGGAAGGGCGGCACGACCTCGATCTCGGGGCTCGGCGGAATGCTGCGCAGCGCACCCGTGATCGCTGTGCTCTTCTTCATCCCGATGCTCAACCTGGGGGGAATCCCGCCGTTCTCCGGGTTCATCGGGAAGGTGGGCCTCTTCACGGTCGCCGCCGAGTTGCAGACCCCGGGCGCATACTGGCTGATGGGTGTGGGCGCGCTCGTCTCGCTGCTGACGCTGTATGCGCTCGCCCGGGCGTGGGTGCTCGCGTTCTGGCGCCCGCGGAAGCGACCGGAGCAGCTGGTCGACACCGGTGCGATCCAGATCCGCGGGACGGAGGGCAAGCCGACCACCGAGGCGCTCATGCTGCGTCGGCGCGAGGAAGAGCTCTTCGAGCGGCTGCAGGACGCCCCGGACGCGCAGCCGACGCAGGAGCAGAAGGAGACCCCCCGCCTCATGACCGCGGCGACCGCCGGCATGGTTGCAGTGAGCGTTGCGCTGACCGTGTTCGCGGGCCCTCTCTACGCCTACGCCGATCGGGCGGGGCGCAACATGGCGGTGCCGGGGGAGCTGGCGCAGCTCGTGCTCGGCGATACGCCCGGCCAGCTGGGCGGCGGTAGTGGAGACACGCAACCCGAGGAGACGACGCCATGAGCCGGGGCGAAGAGCCGAGCGCGGCGCGGCGGGTCGAGTGGGGCGTTCGACTGCACGAACTGCCGCTGCTCGTCGGCCTAGTGCTGCTGTGGGTGATGCTCTGGCACGAGGTCTCCCTGCTCTCGATCCTGAGCGGCACAATCGTCGCGATCGTCGTCATGCGGGTCTTCTATCTGCCTCCCGTCGAGCTCGCGGGCCGGTTCAACCCCTGGTACGCGGCGCTCTACGTCGGCTACTTCTTCTGGCACCTCGCTGTCGCGTCCTGGCAGGTCGCGTGGCTGGCGGTGCGTCCCGGGCCGCCGCCGCCGACCTCGATCATCGCGGTCCGGCTGCGTACGCGATCGGACTTCATCCTCACGATCGTCGGGCTCACGATCTCGCTGCTGCCCGGGTCGCTCGTCGCCGAGGTCGACCGTTTCGCGTCGGTCCTCTATCTGCATGTGCTGGACACTCCGAGCCAGCGCGAGATCAGCGCGATGCGCCGAGAGGTGCGTCGCATCGAGCGCCTGCTGATCCTCACGGTGGGGTCGAAGCAGGAGATCAGGGGGCTGACATGAGCGCGGTGATGCTGGCACTCGCGATCGCGGCCGGCACGGGCCTCACCGTGACGGCGCTCGCGGCGATCGTGAGGATCGTGCGCGGGCCGACGATCCTCGATCGGATGGTCGCCTCTGACGTGCTGCTGACGACGCTGATGCTGGCGGTGGGCATCGACATGGTGGTGCGGGGGCACACCGATACGATCCCGCTCATGACGGTGATCGCGGCGACCGCGACATTCGCCACGATCGTCGTCGCCCGATTCGTCAAGCGTCGCGCCGAGCAGCCAAAGATCCAGAACCGGGGAACGGGGGCCGGACATGTCTGACATCGCAGTCGTCGAGCAGATCATGGACGTCGCCGCGATGGTGTGCGTCTTCCTCTCCGCAGTGCTCTCCGTCGCGGCGGGGATCGGCCTGCTGCGCTTCCCGGACGCGTTGAGCCGGCTGCACGCGGCTACGAAGCCGCAGATCTTCGGGCTGCTGCTGGTGATCGCGGCGATCGCCCTCGACCAGCGGTCCATCGCGACGCTGCTCGCGCTCGTGCCGGTGTTCGTCTTCCAATCGCTCACCGCGCCGGTGGCCGCCCACATGGTGGGTCGTGCCGCGTATCGCACGGGGCAGCTCGACACCGAGACGCTGGTGGTCGACGAACTCGGGCCCGCCATCGAGCGGGCCAACGAGGGAAGGGACTGAGCCTGTCGATCCGAGTCGGGTCGAGAAACTTCCGCTCACGGGTGTCGGGGCGTCGACCCGCGCCTCATGACGGCAGGCGCAGTCGGGCGTCGAAACCGTCGACGTGCAAGCCCTCGGTGGTGGGGGAGAGCACCAGGAGCGTGAGCCCGCGAGGCCAGTCGCCGCGAAGGTGGGCGTTCAGCACCGGCACCAGGGGGTCGATCTCGGGGCAGGGATCGGGGGCGAGGTCGATCAGGACGAGATCGGATTCCCGGGACCCGTTCCCGGTCACCAGCTGCTCGAGGGCGCGACTCGCGTCGTGTCCGCATCGGACTCGGCCGACGTGCTCGTAGTCCTCCACCTGGATGTCGTGGGGGAGCAGCACCAGCGGCCGGTGCACCGGATCCCGGGCGAACATCGAGAGGATGCGGAGCGCATCTTCGGTCCATCGATCGAGAAAGTCGCCGGTGAACAAGAACTTCAGGGGCGCCTCCGCAGCCGGGGTCAGATGCGCCACGGGAGCACCGCCCACGGGCCGTCGCTCGCCGGGTCGAGCGCCGTGCGCATGATCATCGAGGTGATCGCCGCCTGACGCGACCCTCGCCGTTTGAGCTCGCCGTCGCTCGAGAACATCGCACTGCCCACCGCGTAGCTGCGGCCGAACGCCGCCCAAGACGCGAACTCGCGTCTCGCGATCTCATTCACATGGCCGATGAGCCGGAGGGATTTGGAGCGAGACAGGAACCCCAGTCCCACGCCCCAGACACTCACCGCGACCGCCTGCGCCAGGGCGAAGGCGTCGAGGCTGATCACCGCCTCGACCGAGTCATCCGGGCCGGCTCCGAGTTCTTGCTCGTACCCCTGGATCGCGTCGACGAACGCACGCGCCCGGTCGCCGTCGATCCCGTCGCGGGCGATGGCCGTCAGCCACGCGTGCGGTGTCGGCTCCGATCTCTCGGCCAGTCGGCCGCGCAACTCGAGCATGCGACGCCACTCGACGTTCTGGTGCCGGTGGTTGACGAGCTCGAATGCGGCGATAAGCACGTCTGCCGTCGAGTCGAGCTGCCAGGACTTCTGCAAGTGCTGCTTCTCCGTGTCAGAGAGGGCGCTCGCCGTGGGATCGTTCCAGTTCGCGCCCATGAGCACGAGCGGCTGGAGGCCGAGAGCGAGCAGGTTCGCCTCGCGGGAATCGATCGGGTGGCTCTCGTGGGCGCGGAGCCGGTCAGGCTCAGTGATGACGTTCATGAGGGGTGGGAGCTGCCTCTCGCCGAGAATCTACTGTGCTGCTCTCCCAATTGCGCCCGAACCTCGCGGT
This window encodes:
- a CDS encoding monovalent cation/H+ antiporter complex subunit F, whose translation is MSAVMLALAIAAGTGLTVTALAAIVRIVRGPTILDRMVASDVLLTTLMLAVGIDMVVRGHTDTIPLMTVIAATATFATIVVARFVKRRAEQPKIQNRGTGAGHV
- a CDS encoding Na+/H+ antiporter subunit D — encoded protein: MTALVPLVVLIPLAGSALALAVPGHRRLQQGITLIALTLVLLLSGVLMWLVDAQGVLVMEVGGWAAPFGIALVVDRVSALMLAVSAVVLLGVFLFSIGQGLADGDEDTPVSIYYPTYLVLGAGVFNAFIAGDLFNLYVGFEILLVASYVLITLGGTVQRIRAGVTYVIVSLVSSVLFLAAIALIYGATGTVNMAQLTVRIAELPSEMQLLLNLALLIAFGIKAAVFPLSFWLPDSYPTAPAPVTAVFAGLLTKVGVYAIIRSQTLLFPDSSVDGVLMVVAGLTLVVGILGAISQLDIKRLLSFTLISHIGYMIFGISMANAAGFAATIYYIAHHIIVQTTLFLAVGLLERKGGTTSISGLGGMLRSAPVIAVLFFIPMLNLGGIPPFSGFIGKVGLFTVAAELQTPGAYWLMGVGALVSLLTLYALARAWVLAFWRPRKRPEQLVDTGAIQIRGTEGKPTTEALMLRRREEELFERLQDAPDAQPTQEQKETPRLMTAATAGMVAVSVALTVFAGPLYAYADRAGRNMAVPGELAQLVLGDTPGQLGGGSGDTQPEETTP
- a CDS encoding Na+/H+ antiporter subunit A, coding for MMSMLLVLALSAVVIHPIVRRFGRRAFIGLALLMAAAFAVLLWWAQPVFSGAVLVESVEWVPQLGMTLTLRLDAVSALFALLVTGAGALVLLYCTNYFDDGETGLARFAAVFMGFATSMLGLVLADDLYLLFIFWEGTTVFSFLLIGHATRLRTANAAALQALMVTTLGGLAMLVGFVLLAQQTGTSLLSEIVSAPPSGPIASVAVFLVLAGALSKSAIFPFHFWLPGAMAAPTPVSAYLHAAAMVKAGVYLIARVSPGFGDVVGYRETLVVLGAITMLNGGVRALKQFDIKLVVAHGTVSQLGMLVMVFGIADPRAAFAGLALLFAHALAKAPLFLAVGIIDHSTGTRDLRKLCGVGRRMPVLALITTAATASMVGLPPFLGFVAKESALTELLRIGADEPLALFAFAVLVVGSMLTVAYMGRFLWGAFADKPGTVECAVVHRPGWSICIAPAVFALAALAGGVFSSALDPVLQATVPGAHPEHLALWHGLTVELGTSVAVIAVGTLLAVVLSRRTAQLPALPERFSASHAYWVVTHWVDSLAVKVTSLTQRGSLPFYLAVILIVVVVALGGTLIATGEWPNTFEFMSSPVQIPIAIIVIVAAIFSLRARTRFQAVVLVGVTGYGMAAVFAMHGAPDLALTQALVETVTLIAFVLVIRRLPQRLGSRSTRRVRWGRGVIGAAVGLVMGAFAVVALGSRIADPISLQHPALAYAGGHGANVVNVMLVDIRGWDTMGELSVILAAATGVASLVFLSTRADLRPKLSRRDARSQAREHLLRIADPDDPASRVSWLLAGRHLNPARRSILLEVVVRLLFHALIILSIYLLLTGHNTPGGGFAGGLVAGLALVARYLAGGRYELGATVPLDAGRILGIGLALSVSMALLPMLFGQAALASAWVDVDLGPFGTLPLVTSTLFDIGVYLVVFGLILDVLRSLGAEIDEHEEADVAAFAEEGKEVSAR
- a CDS encoding DUF1266 domain-containing protein: MNVITEPDRLRAHESHPIDSREANLLALGLQPLVLMGANWNDPTASALSDTEKQHLQKSWQLDSTADVLIAAFELVNHRHQNVEWRRMLELRGRLAERSEPTPHAWLTAIARDGIDGDRARAFVDAIQGYEQELGAGPDDSVEAVISLDAFALAQAVAVSVWGVGLGFLSRSKSLRLIGHVNEIARREFASWAAFGRSYAVGSAMFSSDGELKRRGSRQAAITSMIMRTALDPASDGPWAVLPWRI
- a CDS encoding Na+/H+ antiporter subunit E codes for the protein MSRGEEPSAARRVEWGVRLHELPLLVGLVLLWVMLWHEVSLLSILSGTIVAIVVMRVFYLPPVELAGRFNPWYAALYVGYFFWHLAVASWQVAWLAVRPGPPPPTSIIAVRLRTRSDFILTIVGLTISLLPGSLVAEVDRFASVLYLHVLDTPSQREISAMRREVRRIERLLILTVGSKQEIRGLT
- the mnhG gene encoding monovalent cation/H(+) antiporter subunit G — protein: MSDIAVVEQIMDVAAMVCVFLSAVLSVAAGIGLLRFPDALSRLHAATKPQIFGLLLVIAAIALDQRSIATLLALVPVFVFQSLTAPVAAHMVGRAAYRTGQLDTETLVVDELGPAIERANEGRD
- a CDS encoding Na(+)/H(+) antiporter subunit C gives rise to the protein MTMPLVLVAAMVVLYACGVYLMLDRTLTRVLLGFLMVGNATNLLIFLMSGSFGVAPIVGNGSAEEMSDPLPQAFILTAIVITFGVSAFLLALIYRSWRLAHDTDDTVQDDEADLEIAATEALTTVEVTDEDLAEAPEFVDADADEHPGTGAGVDTDRAPASAEPAGDTTGDGEASR